One stretch of Halobacillus litoralis DNA includes these proteins:
- a CDS encoding M3 family oligoendopeptidase codes for MANYEMTWDLDSIFHGGSDSNELKEYVRKTERLMDDLEASIRTFTPPKNTDQTEELNQIVEIMQVVSKQLSEFGAFVSCLSAQNVHDRKASMWQSKRSELGARLGNALTEMDQVFVQVDDDVWKSLLNQAPFQAISFVLNERRSLAKDKLEVGKESLINDLGVDGYHAWGQMYDALVAKLSIEMNGEKLSVGQASNQLDDPDRSVRKEAFDKLQKTWGEASDLFTETLNHLSGFRLQTYKHRRWGNVLKEPLDYNRMSQRTLDAMWETITEYKKHYVPYMKKKAEKLGIERLSFYDVEAPLGEANQKMSFQEGAAFIIQQFRKFSPKMADFAEMAFEKRWIEAEDRPGKQPGGFCTSFPDSGETRIFMTYSGSPSSVATLAHELGHAYHQHVMDELPELNQGYAMNVAETASTFAEMIVADAAVKEAATEAEKLVLLEDKVQRSVAFFMNIHARFLFETRFYDERKQGVVSTERLNELMTEAQQEAYVQTLDEYDPTFWASKLHFHITDVPFYNFPYTFGYLFSMGIYAKAIEVGPAFEERYIALLQDTGRMTVEDLAKKHLDVDLEKQDFWVHALDLCLSDLESFMDLV; via the coding sequence ATGGCAAACTATGAGATGACTTGGGATTTAGATTCCATTTTTCATGGAGGTAGTGATTCCAATGAATTGAAAGAGTATGTGAGGAAGACCGAACGCCTGATGGATGATCTGGAAGCATCTATTCGTACGTTTACACCTCCAAAAAATACAGACCAAACAGAGGAACTCAACCAAATTGTAGAGATTATGCAAGTGGTGTCAAAGCAATTGAGTGAATTTGGCGCTTTTGTAAGTTGTCTAAGTGCACAAAATGTTCATGATAGAAAAGCGAGTATGTGGCAATCGAAAAGAAGTGAACTGGGTGCACGTTTAGGGAATGCCTTAACTGAAATGGACCAGGTATTTGTTCAGGTCGATGATGATGTATGGAAATCCTTATTGAATCAAGCCCCTTTTCAAGCCATATCATTTGTTTTGAATGAGAGACGTTCTCTTGCTAAGGACAAATTAGAAGTAGGAAAGGAATCTCTCATCAATGATTTGGGGGTTGATGGATACCATGCGTGGGGGCAAATGTACGATGCCCTTGTGGCAAAGTTATCCATTGAGATGAATGGGGAAAAGTTATCTGTAGGTCAAGCATCTAATCAATTGGATGACCCCGACCGTTCGGTGAGAAAAGAAGCCTTTGATAAGCTTCAGAAAACATGGGGAGAGGCTTCCGATCTGTTTACAGAAACGCTGAATCATTTGTCAGGTTTCAGGCTCCAGACCTATAAACACCGCCGTTGGGGAAATGTCCTGAAAGAGCCGCTCGATTACAATCGGATGAGCCAAAGGACGTTAGATGCCATGTGGGAGACGATTACGGAATATAAAAAGCATTACGTTCCCTATATGAAAAAGAAAGCTGAAAAATTAGGGATTGAAAGGTTAAGCTTTTATGATGTAGAAGCACCGCTCGGAGAGGCCAATCAGAAAATGAGTTTTCAAGAAGGGGCAGCGTTCATTATCCAGCAGTTTAGGAAATTCAGCCCCAAAATGGCGGATTTTGCTGAAATGGCTTTTGAAAAAAGATGGATTGAAGCAGAGGACCGCCCTGGAAAACAACCGGGTGGATTTTGTACGAGCTTCCCTGACAGCGGGGAAACGAGAATTTTCATGACTTATTCAGGTAGTCCGTCCAGTGTCGCGACCCTTGCTCATGAACTTGGCCATGCATATCATCAGCACGTAATGGATGAATTGCCTGAGTTAAATCAAGGGTATGCGATGAACGTTGCTGAAACGGCATCGACATTCGCAGAGATGATTGTTGCGGATGCGGCCGTTAAAGAAGCAGCTACGGAAGCTGAAAAACTTGTGCTTTTGGAAGATAAAGTTCAGCGTAGCGTCGCCTTTTTTATGAATATCCATGCAAGGTTCTTGTTTGAAACGCGTTTTTATGACGAACGCAAGCAAGGGGTCGTTTCAACGGAGAGGCTGAACGAGTTGATGACAGAGGCTCAACAAGAAGCTTACGTTCAAACGTTAGACGAGTACGATCCGACATTCTGGGCTTCCAAGTTACATTTCCATATCACGGATGTACCTTTTTATAACTTCCCTTACACTTTTGGTTATCTGTTCAGCATGGGAATTTACGCGAAAGCCATTGAAGTAGGACCAGCATTTGAGGAGCGTTATATTGCTCTGCTACAGGATACAGGGAGGATGACCGTGGAGGATCTTGCGAAGAAACATTTGGATGTGGACCTAGAAAAGCAGGATTTCTGGGTGCATGCATTAGATTTATGCCTTTCTGACCTTGAGTCATTCATGGATTTGGTTTAA